From Osmerus eperlanus chromosome 28, fOsmEpe2.1, whole genome shotgun sequence, the proteins below share one genomic window:
- the hps4 gene encoding Hermansky-Pudlak syndrome 4 protein — MAETMVPDSKRCNYFFLYDGSKVKGEGDPTRDGICYFYPEETPLDKQEMLCGQLAGVSRCVSELSSSPVRLLRLRRSKFAIRMKDDFLWALGCSVDIPDVSICEFLDHLINLFCFYNGPIRHSYQTNSRDGLKERWSKYLSHLQGGSTELDHIFSCLRTIDSTHIDPLLLLKAALILQACQRCPLVLAGCILYRGRVVSTQMPPDLTVKVMVHETETYNQDQTPNGLSSSSSPESTPVTSTTVYLTTAELHCLRSSPVDKTSSSQSTPKEMNRPRKARLSRTLSDTISTDPDAISDTFPQISFQTGPSTPPSSRSNTLLFSPSPSPSSAGPLSPLDFKTPQQSPDHAFKNGKLHDMDEGALDGSFYYSFNSSEDRNGNSAIMDLADDKLAEGSSVRDDVACHNVHNSPAIAGRNGAGRQISTKQFGKTNGGPDNPGGGDEDSEVFRDNKDSRERNDSKRVQGCDTAGEAPSSSPAEKSSESSLLPMALYQHRVRGLVLSLLVEPHFNHDSEAMEEVYHSSLASLNGLEAHLGTTAPGGPGPQGSYSFAHFDCIQNTLTTNLSGRPGAAQERSFVRATSLLHSHFSHTETLQEAIVRSAGVAVYGTRSAAQETYFLQQGGTVRNSGIPNQQDSAFSLPTKARHRLLKHGVNLL, encoded by the exons ATGGCTGAAACCATGGTGCCTGACTCAAAACG ATGCAATTACTTCTTCCTGTATGATGGATCTAAGGTCAAAGGTGAAGGTGATCCTACAAGGGATGGAATTTGCTACTTCTACCCCGAAGAG ACGCCTTTGGATAAGCAGGAAATGCTGTGTGGGCAGCTTGCAGGCGTGAGCCGCTGTGTCTCTGAGCTCTCGTCCTCTCCTGTTCGCCTGCTTAGGCTCCGGCGGAGCAAGTTTGCCATCCGCATGAAAGATGACTTTTTGTGG GCTCTAGGCTGCTCTGTGGACATTCCTGATGTCAGCATCTGTGAATTTCTAGATCATCTGATCAATCTGTTTTGCTTCTACAACGGACCAATCCGCCACAGCTATCAG ACCAACAGTCGAGACGGTCTCAAGGAGCGATGGTCCAAATACCTCTCCCATCTGCAAGGGGGCTCCACAGAACTTGACCACATCTTCAGCTGCCTGAGGACCATTGATTCTACACAT ATTGACCCACTTCTCCTACTGAAAGCTGCCCTCATTCTTCAGGCCTGTCAACGCTGCCCCCTAGTGTTAGCAGGCTGTATACTCTACCGTGGCAG AGTGGTCAGCACACAGATGCCCCCTGACCTCACAGTGAAAGTTATGGTACATGAGACTGAAACATACAACCAG GATCAGACACCCAATGGACTGAGCTCCTCTAGTTCCCCAGAAAGTACTCCTGTAACTTCTACCACAGTGTACCTTACAACCGCTGAACTCCACTGTCTGCGCTCTTCTCCTGTCGACAAAACATCCAG TTCTCAATCAACCCCAAAGGAAATGAATCGTCCCAGGAAGGCCCGTCTGTCGAGAACTCTGTCTGATACGATATCAACTGATCCCGATGctatttcagacacttttccCCAAATATCGTTTCAGACTGGGCCGTCGACCCCACCGTCCTCCAGAAGTAATACATTATTATTCAGTCCAAGTCCTTCACCGAGCTCTGCTGGCCCTCTCAGCCCTCTAGATTTCAAAACCCCTCAACAGTCTCCAGACCACGCCTTTAAAAATGGAAAGTTGCACGATATGGACGAGGGTGCTTTGGACGGTTCGTtttattatagttttaacagcagCGAGGACAGGAATGGTAATTCAGCAATCATGGACCTTGCAGATGACAAACTAGCGGAGGGGAGCTCGGTGCGAGATGATGTGGCTTGTCACAATGTTCACAACAGTCCAGCCATTGCTGGACGGAATGGAGCTGGAAGGCAAATCTCCACGAAACAGTTTGGCAAGACTAACGGTGGGCCTGACAATCCTGGGGGCGGAGACGAAGACTCCGAGGTATTTAGGGATAACAAAGACAGCCGGGAGAGAAATGACAGTAAACGTGTCCAGGGGTGTGACACAGCCGGCGAAGCTCCCAGTTCATCTCCCGCTGAGAAGTCTTCTgagtcctccctgctccccatgGCTTTGTACCAGCACAGAGTACGAGGCCTGGTGTTGTCCCTTTTGGTGGAGCCTCACTTCAACCATGACTCTGAAGCCATGGAGGAAGTG TATCACAGCAGCCTGGCATCTCTGAATGGCCTTGAGGCTCATCTTGGGACCACTGCTCCCGGTGGCCCAGGCCCTCAGGGATCCTACAGCTTTGCACACTTTGACTGCATACAGAACACACTTACAA CCAACCTGTCTGGTCGTCCGGGAGCAGCACAAGAGCGTTCCTTTGTGAGAGCCACATCACTGCTCCACTCGCATTTCTCTCACACTGAAACTCTGCAGGAGGCTATTGTCAG AAGTGCAGGTGTAGCTGTGTATGGGACTCGCAGTGCAGCCCAGGAAACCTACTTCTTACAACAAGGTGGGACAGTGAGAAACTCTGGAATCCCCAACCAACAGGACAGTGCTTTCTCGCTGCCCACCAAGGCCCGACACAGATTACTGAAACATGGGGTTAACCTGCTCTGA
- the si:ch211-170d8.2 gene encoding uncharacterized protein si:ch211-170d8.2, whose amino-acid sequence MASILRFWNALRLLFLIYTVVGVQCRAVGPSELLLRSSAISDGQDILRSDSFRRLRRETMEAQREQCALLTEPWTETYGPQGDLAKSLHLQVLSLQLGGSRRTVFPEQPLFRYVRRVYRCCQIGFHCKSVKGIQGRLSGDTGVEFLLSRDVLSVTVMRAEIHLQLSNPRQLNVEPVLPFMVKRKLSTRYNVRTMDDILELRVDLLFLFQGLQEAAGGARGGPSLVDMRKVGGFSRGGPRERPSLQDTNRGPLGEGPGPLQTALELGLGLNCNKGGVEVSCEHNGLHLVHTPFIALSYR is encoded by the exons ATGGCCTCAATACTACGCTTTTGGAATGCATTAAGATTACTTTTTCTAATATACACCGTTGTTGGAGTCCAGTGTCGCGCAGTAGGCCCATCGGAGTTACTGTTGAGATCATCTGCCATTTCGGATGGGCAAGACATTTTACGCTCAGACTCTTTTAGACGGTTGAGACGAGAGACTATGGAGGCACAACGGGAACAATGTGCATTACTGACTGAACCATGGACGGAAACCTACGGGCCTCAAGGAGATTTGGCAAAATCACTACATCTTCAGGTCCTCTCATTGCAACTGGGAGGGTCACGGCGCACCGTCTTCCCAGAGCAACCGCTTTTCCGTTATGTTCGAAGGGTTTACCGTTGCTGTCAGATTGGTTTCCATTGCAAAAGTGTGAAGGGAATTCAGGGTCGCTTAAGTGGAG ATACAGGTGTGGAGTTCCTCCTTAGTCGGGACGTTTTGTCAGTGACAGTCATGAGAGCAGAGATTCATCTCCAACTATCAAACCCACGACAGCTGAACGTTGAGCCTGTGCTTCCGTTTATGGTAAAACGCAAACTTTCTACAAG GTACAATGTAAGGACAATGGATGACATACTGGAGCTGAGAGTGGATTTACTGTTCCTTTTCCAAGGTCTACAAGAGGCAGCTGGTGGGGCCAGAGGGGGGCCTAGCCTGGTGGACATGCGGAAGGTCGGGGGGTTTTCCAGGGGGGGTCCACGAGAAAGGCCATCTCTGCAGGACACCAATAGAGGTCCATTGGGGGAAGGGCCTGGGCCCTTGCAGACTGCTTTGGAGCTTGGCTTGGGCCTGAACTGCAACAAGGGGGGAGTAGAGGTATCCTGTGAACATAACGGACTTCACCTCGTACATACCCCATTCATCGCTCTCTCCTATAGATGA
- the pop5 gene encoding ribonuclease P/MRP protein subunit POP5 isoform X2 yields MVRFKSRYLLCEVNVTDRNSLSLLDDRSINAMVKGAVSRMHGDYGAALCNIGFTVKYVNAHTGIVFLRCRKSHYRTIWSALPFIATLENRGHKVPCFLNCLHVGGTIRTCQKFLVRYNTQQLHRMLPNCQSEAERMEVEKAVLSCSIVKGQENEYELDSEEEEDIPEPPFHADRH; encoded by the exons ATGGTGAGATTCAAATCCAG ATATTTGCTGTGTGAAGTAAACGTGACAGATCGAAACAGTCTATCGTTGCTTGATGATCGGTCAATCAATGCAATGGTCAAAGGAGCGGTGAGTCGAATGCACGGTGACTACGGGGCAGCACTGTGCAACATTGGATTCACAG TAAAATATGTTAACGCCCACACTGGAATTGTGTTCCTGCGATGTCGGAAGAGTCACTACAGGACCATCTGGTCTGCTCTGCCTTTCATCGCCACTCTGGAGAACAGAGGTCATAAAGTGCCATGTTTCCTGAACTGTTTACATGTAGGAG GAACTATCAGAACGTGTCAGAAGTTTCTGGTCCGATATAATACACAGCAGCTCCATCGGATGCTCCCCAATTGTCAGAGCGAAG CAGAAAGAATGGAGGTCGAGAAAGCAGTTCTGAGCTGCTCAATTGTGAAAGGACAAGAGAATGAATATGAATTGGAcagtgaagaggaggaagacataCCTGAACCTCCATTCCATGCAGATCGTCATTGA
- the pop5 gene encoding ribonuclease P/MRP protein subunit POP5 isoform X1 gives MVRFKSRYLLCEVNVTDRNSLSLLDDRSINAMVKGAVSRMHGDYGAALCNIGFTVKYVNAHTGIVFLRCRKSHYRTIWSALPFIATLENRGHKVPCFLNCLHVGGTIRTCQKFLVRYNTQQLHRMLPNCQSEGRSERMEVEKAVLSCSIVKGQENEYELDSEEEEDIPEPPFHADRH, from the exons ATGGTGAGATTCAAATCCAG ATATTTGCTGTGTGAAGTAAACGTGACAGATCGAAACAGTCTATCGTTGCTTGATGATCGGTCAATCAATGCAATGGTCAAAGGAGCGGTGAGTCGAATGCACGGTGACTACGGGGCAGCACTGTGCAACATTGGATTCACAG TAAAATATGTTAACGCCCACACTGGAATTGTGTTCCTGCGATGTCGGAAGAGTCACTACAGGACCATCTGGTCTGCTCTGCCTTTCATCGCCACTCTGGAGAACAGAGGTCATAAAGTGCCATGTTTCCTGAACTGTTTACATGTAGGAG GAACTATCAGAACGTGTCAGAAGTTTCTGGTCCGATATAATACACAGCAGCTCCATCGGATGCTCCCCAATTGTCAGAGCGAAGGTCGGT CAGAAAGAATGGAGGTCGAGAAAGCAGTTCTGAGCTGCTCAATTGTGAAAGGACAAGAGAATGAATATGAATTGGAcagtgaagaggaggaagacataCCTGAACCTCCATTCCATGCAGATCGTCATTGA
- the rnf10 gene encoding RING finger protein 10 isoform X1, which yields MLESSEALSQELGLRSSYSKETTMEKNPNSNANNKVPPRTSSTGPPPGESKPKTDGKNNGGSKRCNRKREPSFPKSDTFPGPRRTNSQKSKNFDKRPPQRGAGRQYGDAGGGRREEVAETRRAEFSPAQFAGPKKISLNHLLNFTFEPRGGHGGLGGDSHSGWGRRNKWGHKHKPFNKELFLQANCQFVVTDDQDYKAHFTDPDTLVNWDCVQQVRIYSHEVPSCPICLYAPVAAHITRCGHIFCWPCMLHYLSLSDKSWAKCPICYESVNTADLKSVVAMETRQYAVGDLITMRLMRREKGALVAMPSSEWVKVEEPICFGDLCLSPYSKLLLASSEQVLGLVAEEKSALQAQLSQEEGAQACFIQSALCHLQEREEALLKHQKTCAGDGLDLSRLTLADSPSPVDDVVTTVSSTKPVLQYSSAFDDEVAEMPEEDPEQDCGEPAEHCGGVLESVLEEACDALPEAGPDPQAAEEHTSCQAEAGRPQTTSVHGPYYYFYQAEDCQQMFLHPVNVRCLLREYGSLEASPHSITATVVEIEGQTVTDEIRRRHRYLAHLPLTCEFSICELALQPPVLSKETLDSFADDLEKRKRLRQKKARDEKRRERRIEMEENKKQGKYPEVHIGLENLQQFPAFGSPPSNYGEPVYPEFLVAPPSPLSSSPASDGLMFPSLNGQSPAPIVGSLEDDSHCMSFAQMLRDGKARVDVGSRITPKKGEITLLAPPAADSDGESDGSDRVPVPSFQNSFSQAFEEALLQLDHGPSAPPPLVVVPVENGGKKKKKKQKLLFSTSMVHTK from the exons ATGCTAGAGAGCTCGGAAGCTCTCTCCCAGGAGCTCGGCCTCAGATCCTCTTACAGCAAGGAGACAACCATGGAGAAGAATCCAAACAGCAATGCCAACAACAAGGTTCCGCCCCGTACGAGTTCCACCGGCCCTCCACCAGGCGAATCTAAACCCAAAACAG ATGGTAAGAATAATGGGGGTTCTAAGCGCTGCAACCGTAAGCGAGAGCCCTCCTTTCCTAAAAGTGACACCTTCCCTGGCCCGCGCCGCACCAATTCACAGAAAAGCAAAAATTTTGACAAGAGACCCCCCCAGAGAGGTGCAGGGAGACAGTATGGCGATGCAGGTGGAGGAAGACGGGAAGAG GTAGCAGAGACACGCCGGGCGGAGTTTAGCCCGGCTCAATTTGCTGGACCTAAAAAGATCAGCCTCAACCACCTGCTCAACTTCACTTTTGAGCCCCGCGGGGGCCATGGTGGCCTGGGTGGAGACAGCCACTCCGGCTGGGGACGCCGCAACAAGTGGGGCCACAAGCACAAGCCCTTCAACAAGGAGCTTTTCTTGCAGGCCAA cTGTCAATTTGTGGTGACTGATGACCAAGACTATAAGGCTCACTTCACTGATCCAGATACTCTGGTCAACTGGGACTGTGTGCAGCAAGTG CGCATTTACAGCCACGAGGTGCcctcctgccccatctgccTGTACGCTCCCGTGGCGGCCCACATCACGCGCTGTGGCCACATCTTCTGCTGGCCGTGCATGCTGCACTACCTTTCTCTCAGTGACAAGAGCTGGGCCAAGTGTCCCATCTGCTACGAGTCTGTGAACACGGCAGACCTCAAGAG tGTGGTGGCCATGGAGACAAGGCAGTATGCTGTTGGTGACCTCATCACCATGCGCCtgatgagaagagagaaaggggctcTTGTGGCAATGCCAAGCTCTGAGTGGGTGAAAGTGGAGGAGCCCATTTGCTTCGGAG ATCTGTGCCTCAGCCCGTACTCCAAGCTGCTGCTGGCCTCTTCAGAGCAGGTGCTGGGCCTGGTTGCAGAGGAGAAGTCTGCTCTGCAGGCCCAGCTCAGCCAGGAGGAAggggcccaggcctgcttcaTCCAGAGTGCCCTGTGCCACCTGCAG GAGCGAGAGGAGGCTCTGCTGAAGCACCAGAAAACATGTGCAGGTGACGGCCTTGACCTGTCGAGGCTCACCCTGGcggactccccctcccccgtggATGACGTGGTGACCACCGTCAGCAGTACCAAG CCTGTGCTGCAGTACTCCTCTGCATTTGACGATGAGGTGGCAGAGATGCCAGAGGAGGACCCTGAGCAGGACTGCGGCGAGCCTGCTGAGCACTGCGGTGGCGTCCTGGAGAGCGTTCTGGAGGAGGCCTGTGACGCCCTTCCAGAAGCGGGACCAGATCCCCAGGCGGCTGAGGAGCATACTTCCTGCCAGGCTGAAGCAGGGCGTCCCCAAACCACCTCCGTGCACGGACCCTACTACTACTTCTACCAAG CGGAGGACTGTCAACAGATGTTCCTGCACCCGGTGAATGTGCGCTGTCTGCTGCGGGAGTATGGCAGCCTGGAGGCCAGCCCCCACTCCATCACCGCCACCGTGGTAGAGATCGAGGGGCAAACCGTCACCGAC GAGATTCGACGTCGGCACCGCTATCTAGCTCACCTGCCACTCACCTGTGAGTTCAGCATATGTGAGCTGGCCCTGCAACCCCCTGTCTTGTCCAAAGAAACTCTGGACAGCTTCGCAG ATGATTTGGAGAAAAGAAAGCGTCTCCGCCAGAAGAAAGCGAGGGATGAGAAACGCAGGGAGCGGCGTATTGAGATGGAGGAAAACAAGAAGCAAGGCAAAT ATCCCGAGGTGCACATCGGGCTGGAGAACCTACAGCAGTTCCCGGCTTTTGGTTCGCCACCTTCTAACTACGGTGAACCTGTGTACCCAGAGTTCCTGGTGGCTCCGCCTTCGCCTCTCAGCAGCAGCCCTGCCTCTG ATGGTTTGATGTTCCCTAGTCTGAATGGGCAGAGCCCAGCGCCCATTGTGGGTAGTTTGGAGGATGACTCGCACTGCATGTCCTTCGCTCAG ATGCTGAGAGATGGGAAAGCCAGAGTTGATGTTGGGTCCAGGATTACTCCAAAGAAAGGTGAGATC ACGCTGCTTGCTCCCCCGGCGGCAGACAGCGATGGAGAGAGCGATGGGTCCGATCGAGTCCCGGTGCCCAGTTTCCAGAACTCTTTCAGCCAGGCCTTTGAAGAAGCGCTCCTGCAGCTGGACCATGGTCCAAGCGCACCACCACCACTGGTGGTCGTCCCTG tgGAGAACGGgggcaagaagaagaaaaagaaacagaagCTTTTGTTCAGCACCTCCATGGTTCATACAAAGTAG
- the rnf10 gene encoding RING finger protein 10 isoform X2 yields MLESSEALSQELGLRSSYSKETTMEKNPNSNANNKVPPRTSSTGPPPGESKPKTDGKNNGGSKRCNRKREPSFPKSDTFPGPRRTNSQKSKNFDKRPPQRGAGRQYGDAGGGRREEVAETRRAEFSPAQFAGPKKISLNHLLNFTFEPRGGHGGLGGDSHSGWGRRNKWGHKHKPFNKELFLQANCQFVVTDDQDYKAHFTDPDTLVNWDCVQQVRIYSHEVPSCPICLYAPVAAHITRCGHIFCWPCMLHYLSLSDKSWAKCPICYESVNTADLKSVVAMETRQYAVGDLITMRLMRREKGALVAMPSSEWVKVEEPICFGDLCLSPYSKLLLASSEQVLGLVAEEKSALQAQLSQEEGAQACFIQSALCHLQEREEALLKHQKTCAGDGLDLSRLTLADSPSPVDDVVTTVSSTKPVLQYSSAFDDEVAEMPEEDPEQDCGEPAEHCGGVLESVLEEACDALPEAGPDPQAAEEHTSCQAEAGRPQTTSVHGPYYYFYQAEDCQQMFLHPVNVRCLLREYGSLEASPHSITATVVEIEGQTVTDEIRRRHRYLAHLPLTCEFSICELALQPPVLSKETLDSFADDLEKRKRLRQKKARDEKRRERRIEMEENKKQGKYPEVHIGLENLQQFPAFGSPPSNYGEPVYPEFLVAPPSPLSSSPASDGLMFPSLNGQSPAPIVGSLEDDSHCMSFAQMLRDGKARVDVGSRITPKKDTLLAPPAADSDGESDGSDRVPVPSFQNSFSQAFEEALLQLDHGPSAPPPLVVVPVENGGKKKKKKQKLLFSTSMVHTK; encoded by the exons ATGCTAGAGAGCTCGGAAGCTCTCTCCCAGGAGCTCGGCCTCAGATCCTCTTACAGCAAGGAGACAACCATGGAGAAGAATCCAAACAGCAATGCCAACAACAAGGTTCCGCCCCGTACGAGTTCCACCGGCCCTCCACCAGGCGAATCTAAACCCAAAACAG ATGGTAAGAATAATGGGGGTTCTAAGCGCTGCAACCGTAAGCGAGAGCCCTCCTTTCCTAAAAGTGACACCTTCCCTGGCCCGCGCCGCACCAATTCACAGAAAAGCAAAAATTTTGACAAGAGACCCCCCCAGAGAGGTGCAGGGAGACAGTATGGCGATGCAGGTGGAGGAAGACGGGAAGAG GTAGCAGAGACACGCCGGGCGGAGTTTAGCCCGGCTCAATTTGCTGGACCTAAAAAGATCAGCCTCAACCACCTGCTCAACTTCACTTTTGAGCCCCGCGGGGGCCATGGTGGCCTGGGTGGAGACAGCCACTCCGGCTGGGGACGCCGCAACAAGTGGGGCCACAAGCACAAGCCCTTCAACAAGGAGCTTTTCTTGCAGGCCAA cTGTCAATTTGTGGTGACTGATGACCAAGACTATAAGGCTCACTTCACTGATCCAGATACTCTGGTCAACTGGGACTGTGTGCAGCAAGTG CGCATTTACAGCCACGAGGTGCcctcctgccccatctgccTGTACGCTCCCGTGGCGGCCCACATCACGCGCTGTGGCCACATCTTCTGCTGGCCGTGCATGCTGCACTACCTTTCTCTCAGTGACAAGAGCTGGGCCAAGTGTCCCATCTGCTACGAGTCTGTGAACACGGCAGACCTCAAGAG tGTGGTGGCCATGGAGACAAGGCAGTATGCTGTTGGTGACCTCATCACCATGCGCCtgatgagaagagagaaaggggctcTTGTGGCAATGCCAAGCTCTGAGTGGGTGAAAGTGGAGGAGCCCATTTGCTTCGGAG ATCTGTGCCTCAGCCCGTACTCCAAGCTGCTGCTGGCCTCTTCAGAGCAGGTGCTGGGCCTGGTTGCAGAGGAGAAGTCTGCTCTGCAGGCCCAGCTCAGCCAGGAGGAAggggcccaggcctgcttcaTCCAGAGTGCCCTGTGCCACCTGCAG GAGCGAGAGGAGGCTCTGCTGAAGCACCAGAAAACATGTGCAGGTGACGGCCTTGACCTGTCGAGGCTCACCCTGGcggactccccctcccccgtggATGACGTGGTGACCACCGTCAGCAGTACCAAG CCTGTGCTGCAGTACTCCTCTGCATTTGACGATGAGGTGGCAGAGATGCCAGAGGAGGACCCTGAGCAGGACTGCGGCGAGCCTGCTGAGCACTGCGGTGGCGTCCTGGAGAGCGTTCTGGAGGAGGCCTGTGACGCCCTTCCAGAAGCGGGACCAGATCCCCAGGCGGCTGAGGAGCATACTTCCTGCCAGGCTGAAGCAGGGCGTCCCCAAACCACCTCCGTGCACGGACCCTACTACTACTTCTACCAAG CGGAGGACTGTCAACAGATGTTCCTGCACCCGGTGAATGTGCGCTGTCTGCTGCGGGAGTATGGCAGCCTGGAGGCCAGCCCCCACTCCATCACCGCCACCGTGGTAGAGATCGAGGGGCAAACCGTCACCGAC GAGATTCGACGTCGGCACCGCTATCTAGCTCACCTGCCACTCACCTGTGAGTTCAGCATATGTGAGCTGGCCCTGCAACCCCCTGTCTTGTCCAAAGAAACTCTGGACAGCTTCGCAG ATGATTTGGAGAAAAGAAAGCGTCTCCGCCAGAAGAAAGCGAGGGATGAGAAACGCAGGGAGCGGCGTATTGAGATGGAGGAAAACAAGAAGCAAGGCAAAT ATCCCGAGGTGCACATCGGGCTGGAGAACCTACAGCAGTTCCCGGCTTTTGGTTCGCCACCTTCTAACTACGGTGAACCTGTGTACCCAGAGTTCCTGGTGGCTCCGCCTTCGCCTCTCAGCAGCAGCCCTGCCTCTG ATGGTTTGATGTTCCCTAGTCTGAATGGGCAGAGCCCAGCGCCCATTGTGGGTAGTTTGGAGGATGACTCGCACTGCATGTCCTTCGCTCAG ATGCTGAGAGATGGGAAAGCCAGAGTTGATGTTGGGTCCAGGATTACTCCAAAGAAAG ACACGCTGCTTGCTCCCCCGGCGGCAGACAGCGATGGAGAGAGCGATGGGTCCGATCGAGTCCCGGTGCCCAGTTTCCAGAACTCTTTCAGCCAGGCCTTTGAAGAAGCGCTCCTGCAGCTGGACCATGGTCCAAGCGCACCACCACCACTGGTGGTCGTCCCTG tgGAGAACGGgggcaagaagaagaaaaagaaacagaagCTTTTGTTCAGCACCTCCATGGTTCATACAAAGTAG